The following coding sequences lie in one Arachis hypogaea cultivar Tifrunner chromosome 9, arahy.Tifrunner.gnm2.J5K5, whole genome shotgun sequence genomic window:
- the LOC112709277 gene encoding uncharacterized protein: MRDPGKRPQIWNYPINQQDEIRRAYIKFGPYQFIMDEYPLSGLESHPRRFKAHWFKSFSWLEYSPEVDAAFCLPCYLFSRKSSPFTSGGFRNWKKVNNGKDCAFLSHVGKSLNSPHNIVVKSCKDLLNQLCHIDKVLAKQSSQQVLSNRLRLKASIDTVKWLTFQACAFRGHDESHESQNRGNFLEMLKLLASYNKEVDAVVLDNAPQNAIYTSPSIQKEILHVFSRKVQNEIRNEIGNAKFCLIVDEARDESRREQMALVVRFVDKHGFVKERLIDVVHVKDTTSATLKQEICSALSHHNLNIQNVRGQGYDGASNMRGEWKGLQALIIQECPYAYYVHCFAHQLQLALVAAAKEVVDVHAFFQSLSNIINVVCSSCKRNDELRSAYATEISHLVATNQIETGRGANQIGTLKRSGDTRWSSHFNSICSLLRMFGATTSVLEDLATNGSTYSQRGDATYALKSLLSFDFVFILHMMKEIMGITDKLCQALQQKSQDILNAMHLVSSTKSLIQQLRDSSWGALLEKVSSFCNDHAIQIPDMGASFSDIIRSRRKKDVVTVEHHYRVDIFTSVIDFQLKELNSRFSEQATELLILSTSLDPKDAFKLFSPNLSVGRLVTKVILHTSLQNPDADYWIGFDHHENVLRNHLRIQPTMVLPRSCLHASMRTSVSPNLPLFLLSAI; encoded by the exons ATGCGTGATCCCGGAAAGCGTCCGCAAATTTGGAATTATCCTATCAATCAACAAGATGAAATCCGTAGAGCATACATAAAGTTTGGACCATATCAATTTATTATGGATGAGTACCCTCTTTCTGGTCTAGAAAGTCATCCTCGTCGTTTCAAAGCTCATTGGTTTAAGAGTTTTTCTTGGCTAGAATATTCGCCAGAAGTGGATGCTGCATTTTGTCTTCCATGCTATTTATTTTCTAGAAAATCAAGTCCATTCACATCAGGAGGATTTCGCAATtggaaaaaagtgaataatggaaaggATTGTGCATTTTTATCTCATGTGGGTAAATCTCTTAATTCTCCTCATAATATTGTTGTTAAGTCTTGTAAAGATTTGCTTAATCAATTATGTCACATTGACAAAGTATTGGCTAAGCAAAGCTCACAACAAGTTTTAAGCAATAGATTGCGTCTTAAAGCCTCTATTGATACTGTCAAATGGTTAACGTTTCAAGCTTGTGCTTTTAGGGGACATGACGAGAGTCATGAGTCTCAGAATCGAGGAAATTTTCttgaaatgttaaaattattagctTCTTACAATAAAGAAGTGGATGCAGTTGTTTTGGATAATGCTCCTCAAAATGCAATATACACATCACCTTCTATTCAAAAGGAAATTCTACATGTTTTTTCTAGAAAGGTGCAAAATGAAATTCGCAATGAGATTGGTAATGCAAAgttttgtttgattgttgatgaaGCTAGAGATGAATCTAGAAGAGAACAAATGGCACTTGTTGTTAGATTTGTTGATAAGCATGGATTTGTCAAAGAAAGGCTAATAGATGTTGTTCATGTCAAAGATACTACTTCTGCTACTCTAAAACAAGAGATTTGTTCTGCATTATCTCATCACAATCTCAACATTCAAAATGTTCGAGGTCAAGGGTATGACGGAGCTAGTAATATGCGTGGAGAGTGGAAAGGGTTACAAGCTTTAATTATTCAAGAATGTCCTTATGCATATTATGTTCATTGCTTTGCTCATCAATTACAGCTTGCTCTTGTTGCTGCGGCTAAAGAAGTTGTTGATGTTCATGCTTTTTTCCAAAGTTTGAGTAATATTATCAATGTTGTGTGCTCTTCTTGCAAACGCAATGATGAATTACGATCTGCTTATGCAACTGAAATTTCCCATTTAGTTGCAACTAATCAAATTGaaacaggaagaggagcaaaTCAAATTGGCACATTAAAAAGATCAGGAGATACCAGGTGGAGCTCTCACTTCAACTCAATTTGTAGCCTTTTACGTATGTTTGGAGCAACAACTTCAGTTCTGGAAGATTTGGCTACTAATGGATCTACATATTCTCAACGTGGTGATGCTACTTATGCTCTTAAatctttattatcatttgattttgttttcattttgcatATGATGAAAGAAATCATGGGAATCACTGATAAACTTTGTCAAGCATTGCAACAAAAATCTCAAGACATTTTGAATGCTATGCATCTGGTTTCTAGTACAAAGTCATTGATTCAACAGTTAAGAGATAGTAGTTGGGGAGCACTTTTGGAGAAAGTTAGTTCTTTCTGCAATGATCATGCTATTCAGATACCTGATATGGGTGCTTCTTTTAGTGACATAATTCGGTCTCGTCGTAAAAAGGATGTTGTCACTGTTGAACACCACTATCGTGTTGACATTTTTACTAGCGTGATAGATTTTCAACTGAAAGAGCTAAATAGTAGATTTAGTGAGCAAGCAACCGAGCTCCTCATACTGAGTACATCTCTAGATCCTAAAGATGCTTTCAAGTTATTCAGT CCAAACCTTTCTGTAGGACGCCTTGTAACCAAAGTGATTCTCCACACCTCCTTGCAGAACCCTGATGCTGATTATTGGATCGGCTTTGACCATCATGAAAATGTGTTACGCAATCACCTTCGAATCCAACCTACAATGGTCTTGCCCCGTTCATGTTTGCATGCAAGTATGAGGACCAGTGTATCTCCTAACCTCCCACTTTTCTTGCTTTCGGCGATATGA